Proteins found in one Nitratireductor kimnyeongensis genomic segment:
- a CDS encoding sodium-dependent transporter, with translation MMNPSREHWTSRMGFILAAAGSAVGLGNVWRFPYVTGENGGGAFLLIYLGIVFSIGVSVLIAELIIGRATQRDPAGAFRKLAGGAWPLVGYMSILTAFLILSFYCVIAGWTLAYMIKSITGTILTANSEAIGAVFYAFITDPLEPVLYTALFIGLTVFVALGGVASGIERAARILMPALFVVLLVLVVRSVTLEGAGEGIAFFLEPDFSKVTWGTLLAALGQAFFSLSLGMGAMITYGSYMQRHDDIAGSALAVTVLDALVAVLSGLVILPAVFAFGAAPTAGPGLTFITLPSIFAQMPFGFLFATLFFFLLAIAALTSAVALLEVVIAYFMDESGANRKKVAVSAGVATFALAVPASLSLGVMSGFTIGGQVLFDALDFLTNNITLPLGGLLVALFLGWVMKQEGEEELRDGSALAPALVGAWRLIIRFIAPVAILMILVNGLGFI, from the coding sequence ATGATGAATCCATCTCGCGAACACTGGACCTCCAGAATGGGGTTCATTCTTGCTGCCGCCGGCTCGGCTGTGGGCCTGGGAAATGTCTGGCGCTTTCCCTATGTCACCGGGGAGAATGGCGGCGGAGCGTTTTTGCTGATCTATCTCGGCATCGTCTTTTCGATTGGCGTTTCTGTCCTGATCGCTGAGCTGATAATCGGCCGGGCGACACAACGCGATCCGGCTGGTGCTTTCAGAAAACTCGCCGGTGGCGCCTGGCCGCTGGTTGGCTATATGAGCATACTCACAGCCTTCTTGATCCTCTCATTCTATTGTGTGATCGCCGGATGGACCCTCGCCTACATGATCAAGTCGATCACCGGGACCATCCTGACGGCAAACTCCGAGGCGATCGGCGCTGTATTCTATGCCTTCATCACCGATCCGCTCGAACCCGTCTTATACACTGCCCTGTTTATCGGGTTGACCGTCTTTGTCGCGCTCGGCGGTGTCGCCAGCGGGATCGAACGTGCCGCGCGCATCCTCATGCCGGCATTGTTTGTTGTTCTGCTCGTTCTGGTCGTGCGCTCCGTTACGCTGGAGGGAGCAGGCGAAGGCATTGCCTTCTTTCTGGAGCCTGACTTCTCCAAGGTAACATGGGGCACTTTGCTGGCTGCCCTGGGGCAGGCCTTCTTCTCCCTCTCGCTCGGCATGGGGGCCATGATCACCTATGGCTCCTACATGCAGCGCCATGACGATATTGCCGGTTCCGCCCTTGCCGTTACGGTTCTGGATGCGCTCGTCGCCGTGTTGTCCGGGCTGGTCATTCTGCCGGCGGTCTTCGCCTTCGGAGCCGCACCGACGGCAGGACCCGGGCTCACCTTCATCACCCTGCCATCCATTTTCGCGCAGATGCCCTTCGGTTTTCTTTTCGCAACGCTGTTCTTCTTCCTGCTGGCCATCGCCGCGCTGACCAGCGCTGTTGCGCTGCTTGAAGTGGTCATTGCCTATTTCATGGACGAAAGCGGCGCCAACAGAAAGAAAGTGGCCGTGTCTGCAGGCGTGGCCACTTTCGCCCTGGCCGTGCCCGCATCTCTCAGCCTCGGCGTGATGTCCGGCTTCACCATCGGTGGACAGGTGCTCTTCGATGCACTGGATTTCCTCACCAACAACATCACGCTGCCGCTCGGCGGGCTTCTGGTTGCCCTGTTCCTCGGCTGGGTTATGAAGCAAGAAGGCGAAGAGGAACTCCGAGATGGTTCGGCTCTGGCTCCAGCTCTGGTGGGAGCGTGGCGGCTGATTATCCGCTTTATCGCGCCCGTCGCTATCCTGATGATACTGGTCAATGGCCTCGGCTTCATTTGA
- a CDS encoding NAD/NADP octopine/nopaline dehydrogenase family protein: MRVGIAGAGAIAFGAAAFLEHSGHSPVLWSPSGERTKRLAAGEPLVATGAVEGTFHPGVAPSAEALVADADVILIALPGYGHKHVFDAIAPHIRSDQAVIISSHASFGALYLSKLLAARGVTVPIVAWGTTATTGRQPSLVEASVNTVRSKIDLCTVPESRASEGLELCQRLFGDRFVERDGLLAIALSNLNPQNHMGIALCNMTRMEHGETWSQGFNVTPNVGRLLEALDRERLAIAEALGLSVRTIFEHFHLSFHVPQDTVSAMNQKMHEEGRGGTGPATADSRYVTEDVPYGLLMTVKLGEMTECDASLHRSGVEIFSAMYGRNFFAENELLGALALDSMTLDDLKTLCREGYRAQTVPA; the protein is encoded by the coding sequence CTGCGTGTGGGCATCGCCGGGGCCGGAGCCATCGCCTTTGGTGCGGCAGCCTTCCTTGAGCATTCGGGCCACAGCCCGGTTCTCTGGTCGCCCTCGGGCGAACGCACAAAGAGACTGGCAGCGGGCGAACCGCTGGTCGCTACCGGTGCTGTCGAAGGCACGTTCCATCCGGGCGTTGCGCCATCGGCCGAAGCCCTCGTCGCCGATGCAGACGTGATCCTGATTGCCCTGCCCGGCTACGGCCACAAGCACGTCTTCGATGCGATCGCCCCCCATATCCGCTCCGATCAGGCGGTGATCATTTCCTCGCACGCCTCCTTCGGCGCGCTCTACCTGTCCAAGCTTCTGGCCGCGCGCGGCGTGACAGTCCCCATCGTCGCATGGGGCACCACCGCCACCACAGGCCGCCAGCCGAGCCTGGTGGAGGCCAGCGTCAACACCGTGCGGAGCAAGATCGATCTCTGCACGGTTCCTGAAAGCCGGGCCAGCGAAGGTCTGGAGCTTTGCCAGCGTCTTTTCGGCGACCGTTTCGTGGAGCGCGACGGACTGCTTGCCATTGCACTCAGCAATCTGAACCCGCAAAACCATATGGGCATCGCCCTTTGCAACATGACCCGCATGGAGCATGGCGAAACCTGGAGCCAGGGTTTCAACGTCACACCCAATGTGGGGCGGCTTCTCGAAGCGCTCGACCGTGAGCGGCTGGCCATTGCCGAGGCGCTTGGCCTTTCCGTGCGCACCATCTTCGAGCATTTCCACCTGTCTTTCCATGTGCCGCAGGACACCGTCTCGGCCATGAACCAGAAAATGCATGAGGAAGGCCGCGGCGGTACGGGTCCGGCAACGGCAGACAGCCGCTACGTGACCGAAGACGTGCCCTACGGCCTGCTCATGACGGTGAAGCTGGGCGAAATGACCGAATGTGACGCCAGTCTGCACCGATCCGGTGTGGAGATTTTCTCGGCCATGTACGGGCGCAATTTCTTTGCCGAGAACGAACTTCTGGGCGCTTTAGCACTGGACAGCATGACGCTCGATGACCTGAAGACCCTGTGTCGTGAGGGCTATCGCGCACAAACGGTACCCGCATAA
- a CDS encoding NAD(P)-binding domain-containing protein, which translates to MTSQPHTAPGAANSLEALAKRIRFDLDCLNLPSPNWVPERRTETGEKVHDVVVIGGGMCGLVASFALRTGGIRNMRIFDRNPEGLEGPWLTYARMETLRSPKTLPGPAFGMGALTFRAWYEAQWGADAWERLDKIPRPLWMDYLIWYRNVLDLPVENEVEVTSVTPEGEFLRLELRGAGAEESSVLTRKFVMATGRDGTGHPNIPDFVSGLPKHLWAHSSEDINFPSLKDKRVVVIGVGASAVDNSAEALEAGAREVRHLIRRREMPTINKMMGIGSFGFTSGYAALPDEWRWRFMQYSFATQTPSPRGSTMRVSRHENAFFHFGQGIERVWNDGDEVVIETTAGKTVRTDYLILGTGFTVDPLARAELGDAAGEILLWRDRYTPPAGEESRELANFPYLNADFSFRERTPGAAPWLSSIYCFNYGASASLGKVSGDIPGISDGARWLAYSLAATLYGEDVETHWQAMLNYDKPELLGDEWTETELEDCAAMGAREPTYQTGG; encoded by the coding sequence ATGACCAGTCAGCCCCATACCGCGCCCGGAGCAGCGAACAGTCTGGAGGCGCTGGCGAAGCGCATCCGCTTCGATCTGGACTGCCTCAATCTCCCCTCGCCCAACTGGGTGCCTGAACGGCGGACCGAAACGGGCGAGAAGGTGCATGACGTGGTCGTCATCGGCGGGGGCATGTGCGGGTTGGTGGCAAGCTTCGCGCTCCGCACCGGCGGCATTCGCAACATGCGCATCTTCGACCGCAACCCGGAAGGGCTTGAAGGTCCATGGTTGACCTACGCCCGGATGGAGACGTTGCGTTCGCCCAAAACGCTGCCCGGTCCGGCCTTTGGGATGGGCGCGCTGACCTTCCGCGCATGGTACGAGGCGCAGTGGGGTGCGGACGCGTGGGAACGGCTCGACAAGATTCCCCGCCCCTTGTGGATGGACTATCTCATCTGGTACCGCAACGTTCTCGATCTCCCCGTCGAGAACGAGGTGGAAGTCACCAGCGTCACGCCGGAGGGTGAATTCCTGCGGCTGGAGCTGCGCGGCGCGGGCGCAGAGGAAAGCTCCGTCCTCACCCGCAAGTTCGTCATGGCAACTGGCCGAGACGGCACTGGCCACCCCAACATCCCAGATTTTGTTTCTGGTCTGCCGAAACACCTATGGGCCCATTCTTCCGAAGACATCAATTTCCCTTCGCTCAAGGACAAACGCGTTGTCGTGATCGGCGTCGGCGCCTCGGCGGTGGACAATTCGGCCGAAGCGCTGGAAGCCGGCGCAAGGGAAGTGCGCCACCTCATCCGCCGCCGCGAAATGCCCACCATCAACAAGATGATGGGCATCGGCTCCTTCGGCTTCACATCGGGCTATGCCGCACTGCCGGACGAATGGCGCTGGCGCTTCATGCAGTATTCCTTCGCCACGCAGACGCCCTCGCCACGCGGTTCGACCATGCGCGTCAGCCGGCATGAGAATGCCTTCTTCCATTTCGGGCAGGGCATAGAACGCGTCTGGAACGACGGCGACGAGGTGGTCATCGAAACCACCGCCGGCAAGACCGTACGCACCGACTATCTCATCCTCGGCACCGGTTTCACCGTCGATCCGCTGGCCCGCGCCGAGCTCGGCGATGCTGCTGGCGAGATCCTGCTTTGGCGCGACCGCTATACGCCGCCGGCCGGCGAGGAAAGCCGCGAACTGGCGAACTTCCCCTACCTGAACGCCGATTTCTCTTTCCGCGAGCGCACGCCCGGTGCGGCCCCTTGGCTCTCCAGCATCTACTGTTTCAACTACGGTGCTTCCGCGAGCCTCGGCAAGGTTTCCGGCGACATTCCCGGCATCAGCGACGGCGCACGCTGGCTCGCCTATTCCCTCGCCGCAACGCTTTATGGCGAAGACGTCGAGACCCACTGGCAGGCGATGCTCAACTACGACAAACCCGAACTGCTTGGCGACGAATGGACCGAAACCGAGCTTGAAGACTGTGCCGCCATGGGCGCGCGCGAACCGACCTATCAGACTGGAGGCTGA
- a CDS encoding peroxidase-related enzyme (This protein belongs to a clade of uncharacterized proteins related to peroxidases such as the alkylhydroperoxidase AhpD.): MSTIIHEFTTKIPGWRPRVKPIKLDEATPEQLDALKVTPSNTKVSDYVLVLANDVETLKVRTPLFNAIMYNRGGMGRAERELSAVGASVVNRCVYCAAVHASRYNQLTKDEQVMEAIFADGEKAELDERQKAIFLFAAKLSKAPSEATEEDMQALRDAGLKDDEILDLILSASLFGWANRLMHTLGDPVVE, from the coding sequence ATGAGCACCATCATCCACGAGTTCACCACGAAGATCCCCGGCTGGCGCCCGCGTGTTAAACCCATCAAGCTGGACGAGGCCACGCCCGAACAGCTCGACGCTCTGAAGGTCACGCCTTCCAACACGAAGGTCTCCGACTATGTTCTGGTGCTCGCCAACGATGTCGAGACGCTGAAAGTCCGCACCCCGCTTTTCAACGCGATCATGTATAATCGCGGCGGCATGGGCCGTGCGGAGCGCGAATTGAGCGCCGTGGGTGCCTCGGTGGTCAATCGCTGCGTCTATTGCGCTGCCGTCCACGCAAGCCGGTACAACCAGCTCACCAAGGACGAGCAGGTGATGGAGGCCATCTTCGCCGACGGCGAGAAGGCCGAACTTGACGAACGCCAGAAGGCGATCTTCCTGTTTGCGGCAAAGCTGTCCAAAGCGCCGAGCGAGGCGACAGAAGAAGACATGCAGGCGCTGCGCGATGCGGGGCTCAAGGACGACGAGATTCTCGATCTCATTCTGTCCGCATCGCTGTTCGGGTGGGCGAACCGGCTGATGCACACGCTGGGCGATCCGGTGGTCGAGTAG
- a CDS encoding LysR family transcriptional regulator — protein sequence METRDLQTFLAVAETGSITKAAVLLERSQPSVTRTIQELEAKLGFSLLQRAGRRVMLSDEGIAFEEEARRVLNSLTGLAARARAIASGRGRTLQVAATSAIATGVIPSALSQFAVEKLPPEIQIAQYLPNRVAQEVGSGGAELGFSSMPLDVPGLEVVRLYCANDVAALPEDDPLADYDVVPLSAFAGRRFVTMLDPGRFQRQVSQRMEAHGVTPGPLIRTNVSYSALRLVQNTGVVSIIDPVSAYGVQLPGVVIRPIDVAVPFYWGAVTASSRPLRPLVTEMIEAVEAEALRLIPDLQILDPARSAQTIDRIVSDDPVSHRGSE from the coding sequence ATGGAGACGCGGGACCTTCAGACTTTTCTGGCCGTTGCCGAAACAGGAAGCATCACCAAAGCGGCGGTGCTGCTGGAGCGCTCACAGCCGTCCGTCACCCGCACCATCCAGGAGCTTGAAGCAAAGCTCGGCTTTTCACTTCTCCAGCGCGCCGGCCGGCGTGTCATGCTGTCGGACGAGGGCATTGCCTTTGAAGAAGAAGCCCGGCGCGTTCTCAACTCCCTCACCGGTCTGGCTGCGCGTGCCCGCGCGATCGCCTCGGGCCGTGGCCGCACATTGCAGGTGGCGGCGACATCCGCCATTGCCACCGGCGTCATTCCCTCCGCGCTGTCCCAATTCGCCGTCGAGAAACTGCCGCCTGAAATCCAAATCGCACAATATCTGCCCAACCGGGTTGCGCAGGAAGTGGGTTCCGGCGGCGCCGAGCTCGGCTTTTCCAGCATGCCGCTGGATGTGCCTGGTCTTGAGGTCGTGCGCCTTTATTGCGCCAACGACGTCGCCGCTCTGCCGGAAGATGATCCGCTTGCCGACTATGACGTTGTGCCGCTATCAGCCTTCGCCGGCCGCCGCTTCGTTACCATGCTCGACCCGGGCCGCTTCCAGCGCCAGGTTTCGCAGAGGATGGAGGCGCATGGTGTCACGCCGGGTCCGCTGATCCGCACCAATGTTTCCTATTCGGCGCTCCGGCTTGTTCAAAATACCGGCGTCGTGTCCATCATCGATCCGGTTAGCGCCTACGGTGTTCAACTGCCCGGTGTCGTGATCCGGCCGATCGACGTTGCCGTCCCGTTTTACTGGGGCGCCGTCACCGCATCATCACGCCCGCTGCGCCCGCTCGTCACCGAGATGATCGAAGCCGTCGAAGCAGAAGCGCTTCGTCTCATTCCCGACCTGCAGATACTCGACCCTGCTCGCAGTGCGCAGACCATAGACCGGATTGTTTCGGACGACCCGGTCTCCCACCGAGGATCAGAATGA
- a CDS encoding CMD domain-containing protein encodes MSDLSPNDIVIAQAGIGANGSVREALEGRADIMAMTQATHDAALKPSDPGGLSHGERAALAARVARLNEDEALAAHYMALLEEAGADEAVSAMADPAHDSAGDARRAALLAYTDLVSTHPRDTTPEDIEALKSAGISDADIVRLSELNAFLAYQIRVIAGLKLMKATA; translated from the coding sequence ATGAGCGACCTTTCGCCCAACGACATCGTCATCGCACAGGCCGGGATCGGCGCAAACGGCTCCGTTCGCGAAGCGCTCGAAGGCCGTGCGGACATCATGGCCATGACGCAGGCAACGCATGATGCTGCCCTGAAGCCCAGCGACCCGGGCGGCCTCTCCCATGGAGAACGCGCCGCACTCGCCGCGCGCGTCGCCCGGCTCAACGAAGACGAGGCCCTTGCCGCGCATTACATGGCACTGCTCGAAGAAGCTGGCGCCGACGAAGCCGTCTCAGCGATGGCCGACCCGGCCCATGACAGCGCAGGGGATGCCCGACGGGCCGCGCTTCTCGCCTACACCGATCTCGTTTCCACGCATCCGCGAGACACGACACCGGAAGACATCGAAGCCCTGAAGAGCGCCGGCATTTCCGACGCCGACATTGTCCGGCTTTCCGAACTGAACGCATTCCTGGCCTATCAGATCCGTGTGATCGCTGGCCTCAAGCTGATGAAGGCGACAGCATGA